GTTATTCCTGAGATTAATGGCAGCTTTGAAGTAGTCAAGAGGTTTGTCACCGTAATCAGAACACATTCCATGCTTTGTCCATTCATTGCTCCAGAATGTTTGGCTTGTCTTAAGAGATGATGTGTTCTTTAGGTCTGGCCACGCTTGCATTAGCTGCTGCACTAGGTTCCCGGTTTGCAGGATAACCTAGTTTCAATTAACCAATCCAAGATGATACGGCATAAGCAAAACTACTATAGTATATCCGTTctataaatcaaataaaacagaAGAAGATGCATACGGGGAGTTGATCTGCACGTGTGGGTGTCAAAGTGGTGCAGGATTTGTTCTTTGCGTATGCAGGTACTCCTTTGTCATTGCTGAGTTGTGGCCATAAACCATGGATGGTGAACTCAGCTGGGATATCTCCCACACATTTCAAACTGGAATCACATGAAGCAGGTGGCCATTGTAGACTGAATTTGTAGAAGGCGAACGTAGTATTGGGGTCTGTTGAACCGAGGATGCGCCCACTGCTTAGTCGTCGCTCCTGCACCCTCACTGCTTCTACTGCGCCACAGCTGATTTCCACTAACAGACAAGCCACCATCAAACCACCCACCGCCACCATTTTATTACAATGCTTCTTCATCTTTCCTAAATTCCAGTGTTGCTTGCTCCTTCACTCCCCGCCTAATTATAAAAGTTTAGATAATCTTCTTACAATTATTTTAGTTACCATTTTCTTAAGATTTGTACAAAATTTAGTGAATCTTATTGTAATGTGATAATAATATGACAAATTActttaaaagattaataaaaataaatatgtcaactattttttttctttctggaACTATGacctcttttattaaaaatttataatttttggttgtaGCCAATCTGTATGGTACACTTTTAACGGTTTCGTTATTGATAGGCCTATATACTGTACATTTAAGAAAAATCAGACAAATTAATCACAAACACCACCACCTTGGCCATTATATTTCTCTTGACCAATTTGGCATCTTCTCTATGATTTATCGTGTTTTTGGTGACGTGAAACATGTGCATTTTATTCTAATGACAGACGACCATACAAATTTATATTCGAAATTACAGAAAAATTGTCCTTCTTTCAAATTCAACGCCATAAATATATAGGTAAATATACAGATAGGTATTTGATTCATTTCCCATTTTTAGCATCTCTATATCTTTTGTTTTTAGCTTCAGAGTCATTCTCCtaaatatgtttttttctttattatttctattttattaatttaccttATTTATCTGGAATTATCGAGAAATCTATGCATAGTAGTCCCCCAAAATTTCTTCTACTAGAATTGGAGTAACTGATGGATGGTTTTATGCCAGCAAATCAATGTCTTTTAAGAATTTATCTAGgttttgttaaatatgtcttaaatGGTTGTGAAATCATGGGTATTACATTCTTTTATCATCTTACCAATCAATTTAAacgttaaatattaatttaaatataacttggagaatatatttaaaatatgaatttttaggttaattgtaataaatatctctaaattattagttaaaatttaacttcgtttctaaattttaagatttttaatcGAGTTATTAGGTCATTCTATTAATTTAGTCATCGTGATATTAAATGTCAGTTTGAATTTGACATGACACATTTAAAATACACTAGTCAAATGGTGAGTATGTGTGTACTTACCACATGAACAACTTGGatataaaaatagataatatcaataaaatttaagggggttatttctttttttccctatgcacacataattatttatataataattcaaCACATGTATTATAAATATGCTTCGCATCGTATTTAAACACCCaagcttatttaatattaatataaaaatttaaaaatatttgtacatttttgtatattttttaaaactttttaaaaataggataaattaaattattttttaaatattgaagcttgattttttaaaattataacaatcGTTGAagattgaatttattattataccaatttaaAAAATTGGTACATTGACATGATGAAGTGTAACCTTTCTATTTTGAatctctaaaattaaaaaaaaaaatgacTATATATGTAATTAACCTTAACAAATATTAACGAAAATACAATATTTCTTGATTTTCCTTAATACTCTACTTCATATACAAAGAgatcaatttcaaaattagaaaACTTCAATTCATTTCAATAAAATGGAGAGCGTGGATACCTTGCGTTGAACCAGTaagaatagatttttttaaaagaaaagtaaatatatttgaaaattgtGTTCAATACATTTGAATTCTCAAGATCctctaaatatattaaaaacctAATATAAATAACATGGCAATGCACAACAAAATTCAAGCTACAATAGGAAAAAAAGGTTAGTATAATTATGAAATGTATTTTTCCTGCTGCTCCTGAAGAATTTTTGCAGAAGACTTGGCATCTATGTATAGCTTGCTTACTTCCTCTAGATCAGCCTATAAATAAGTCAATGAAAACACATTTATTTCTTCCAGTAACTGTAGTTTGTAAACAATCATGAAGATGAAGAACAGTTGCATTCTATATTTAATTACCTTGCAAATGCCGTCCCGTCCATTCATTTTTGCCACGATACTTGCGGGTGATAACAACTGAACTGCATGCCTGAAGAAACAGAAACATTTAATTATATGCTTAAGATAGTGGACTGCCACTGATATTAGAGCACAAGGTAGAATTTAAGCCTGACCTTAATGATGTGCTTTGTCCAATCTCTCCTAGCAGTGCTAGACTCTCTTCATCCACGACCAATTCTTCCACCTGTGCACGGATTGCTAAAATCTGCAGACCgtaataagtaaaaatatagTCATACTGTCATCCGACGCACGCTACAAGTAACAATGTTATGCTAACAATAAAGCGCATATAAACAGACAGGCCTTTAACCTGTATCATTTCAGAAGGACCGTAAATCTGTGTACGGATGATCACCAATCTGTCTAATAAGTCAACAGGTATGCCATGAGGACTATTCATATCAGTTCCCCTGCAAAACAGACATCCATTTTACACAGACTAGAACAAAATAAGCAATGGATATGAAATGGGAATTTATGATATCAGGTGAAACTTATAGAAAATATAACTCAGgcccaaaacaaaaataattacaattcATCTTGCAGAAGAGGTCTAATATATTCAGATTCTCAAATTGCATCGCATGCCTGGAAAGTCAATATGTAAAACTAAGCTAGCCCTCTAAAAGCTGCCGATATTTCAAAAATTCTGACAAAATCGATTTCACTTACCTTACATTACAAATGCCTCTATTTGTAGCGAAAATTACTATTGGAGATAGTGAGCTCTCTAAAGCACGATTCAAGTATGAAAAGCACTCCATGTCCAGCATATGCACCTGCTAACCATGATTTAGAGAACATAAACATGCATGATGTGTAAAATGCTTTGAGCATGTGCACAGGTCAAGACCTAAGAAGTATCTTAGATATACATTTGTTTGCATGCTTATTCGCATAGAAACATACATTGCATCCGTGCATCTAAAGGACATATATCGTATGCTAAAACAGCTCAACTAAAGAAAAGAACAAGACCTCATCAATGAATAGAACTCCTGGTACAAGCTCTGCAACACCTTCATCAATATACCGGTTAACTACCTGTCACAAACaacattatttcaattaaaaggCATGCCATCTTTCTAAGAAACAATTGAGCATAGCAGTTGAAGTCAATCCCACATCATAAGCCTGTTTCCAAATTGAACAGGAAGTCCATCTGACTCTAAAAGTTTAACCGTGTACTATATTGGTAGCTTCTAGGGAGCTGATCATAACAGGATTCATACTAATAGTAGGATTAAACCAGAGATTAGCTGCTAAGACTTCGGCTCTTAAACTGAAGATTCCAAGTAATACTATTAATGTATTGGTGAGAGAAATCACAGCAATGGTAAAACAATACTGCCTATTGTCCATAAAAATCGTCATAAAATGGACCTCAAATTTGTTTGGAAAATAATACCTTGTTTATTTCTTGTCGTAATTTGTCAGTGATTTCAGTCTTCCTGGGCTTCATCATCTGCCCCATTAGAGACAATATGTCCTGCCCCCCTTGTGGCCGTGCATTGGCAGCATCCAGATCATGGAGTGTTACATCCTAGTGATGAAGAAGATATAAGAGAAATTTTTCTTATGATTTGCAACATGGGTCCCAAAACAATTAAATTTAGAACCAAAAAGAGGCAAAGATGCCCGACAGAACCACCTTTTTAACAAATCAGCCAAATGTAGAAggcatcaaattttaaatattttttcctttccttttaatCGAGTTATTACAGACTTAAGCAGATCAACAGTTCATAACAGACATCCTTGGTGAGAAAATACAGAAAGCAAATATTCACTTCTCAAATGCAATGAAGATTTCATAATGTTTGTACCACAATGCACAAAATAATATTGGTCCTTTAATGTTTACAAGCAGAAGcttttaccaaattagacaaatGTTCATGGGCTGTCCATGCCCATGAATATAGGAAACATAAGCAGAAAGGAGCAACCATAAGCGCAAATAGGAATATACAACAGCATGGTGGCATGGGGAACGCATAGAAGCCTGAGGTCAATGGAGACAAACCTGCACTATCTCCTTCTTTTTGTGAACCTCTCCTTTGGGAAGTGGAACATACTCTTCTGCTTCAAGGTCAAACTCTGTCGCAAAAGTATCACTTCTGCCCACCCTTTTAACTGCTCCACTATTAGCTTCAATATATATAACATCTCCAACAGCTACCTGTCAGTCATATTAGAAATCTCATTAGATATGAAACTAAAGGCAAAACCCTTACAGATAAGACCTAAATGTTTGAAAGTCACTAGAGGAAGGAGGTGAATAACTTAACATTATATGGTGCCTAATACAGTTTACAAAAAGCAATAATATCAAAAGCTtttaacaatatatattttttcccaGTGACAAAGCAGAGAAACTTACGACCTTACCTTTTCCTTAATCAAGGCATCATAAATTGTAGGGTCTAGCTTCAGTTGTTTTGTCCCTTTAACAGTTTTCAATCCAATAATTACATGGCTAATGCTTTTACCATAACCACCTGTTACGCTCTCTGTTTCTTCAAGAGAGAGTTCAGTAACCTGAAACAAGACCAACCAGGCATCAGGCTCTGCAGCTATCCTGACAATCCATAGAGAAACCAATCACCTAAAACCAGGGACAAATAGATATAGTCAGCTGTAACTTGCCTCTCCTTCATAGAcctctttattttcctttataCGTAGACCAATAGCCCGTCGGAAGTTTTCCATCAAAACCTCGGTTTTCTTTACTTCTGATGAGTATACTTCAGATCCAACCATTGGACAGAACGGAACCTGCAAATAAGGAAGAGGAATGCATATATACCCAACATGAAAATCCCTCTGagaaacttgaattctagaaaagtaataatgaaaaatgttgaaGGAGATTAGAGAAAAAACAGGGAAAAGAAATGAAAACCTTGCTCCCAAGCTCTTGGGAAATTCCAAGTGCCAACGCTGTTTTTCCAGTACCAGGAGGCCCAGCCAACAGAAGAGCACGGCCAGCCATCTTCTTCTGCCTTATCATGTCCACTACAAGACCAGCAGCTTCTCTTGCCTCTGCTTGCCCCACAAAACCTGCAGTTAAAGGAATTGCATTTCCAGTGGCCTggcaacaaaaaaaaagaaggaaaagtccataaaagtaaaattttggttaaaaagGAGAGGCATATAGATAGCATTTCGCTAGTAAAACAGTAAGTGAATAAAAGAGAAAGATATGGTAGAGGATGTTATCCAATTAGTGTATTTCTTTTCATAGCCAAAATACATGGATAAAACCCATCTATTAAAGTTTACAATGTACGGAATATGTATATCTCATAACTTGATAACAGCCCTTGCCTTCGACACGTTGCCATTCTTTCCAATTTCCATAGTCCAATTTAATTCATGTAGAACACATAATCATCtccaatttgaaaattaaatgaaacgtaaactatatttttattcactttaaaaataataacatagCAAAATCAGAACCAAAAATCTAAACAAAAAGCAAACTTTCAGCTTAAAACCCTAGTCCCCGAAAGCTTTTTAAGGAAAAAGTGAACTTCCCATGgcttaaaacaaaaacaaaacttcAGAATGGTCACAGCTACAACATTACTACTTgcagaaacaaacaagaacataaaGCAATTAAGctaaaaaaggaaacaaaaaagaGAGAGTACATCGAGACCAAGGCCTTTGATGTGAGTGTGAGTCGCGATTCTTTGCTTTTTAGCCGTTGATTGAACCTCTTCGATCTTCATTTTATCCATATGTTTCCCTTCTGTTTTTGTTTTCCGGCGGAGAAAAAGGGCAAGGCTTTTCTTAAACCCTTCTGCAGCTTTCGTGAATTTGAAATTTGGATCCTCTGCCTTCTCGACCTAACTCCTTCTTATGCTCCCTCTTGTTTAACGCGCCACGTGGATTTTGCTTTCCttgaatctttttaattttttatcaatattttccTTCGACCTTTAATTTTTTACCACTTGCTAATTAGcttcattttggtattttttttgttttggtatttgaatttgataattaaatttattttgatttttaaatttgattttgtcaaaatttaataatataatcagTGTATTTGAAACACGATTAGATTAGTTAGtcagattaattaaattaagtataGATTAATATATTGATccaaataaaaggattaaattaaaaactgTTTAAAACCATACAAATTAAAAATTGGAATAAAAATTTATAGTTAAACAAATTGAactgatttaatatttttttataaaattttaattatttatttaattgttgtCGGTCTAATAGACAGATTAAATCATGAATTACTAGTCTAATTAATTCAATCGCTaatctaattattaaaatattatatgtgATGCTCTAATATTATATCATGtccaaaaattatttatataatttaagaactaaaaattctattataaaaataatgagaAAGATTATTCTCTCCTTAATAAATACTTTTATTTAACGAACAGTTGGGTTACAAACAATACAAGCAGGGAGGCTTGGATCCACTGTCCAATGGACCGAATACAACAACAACACTACAAGATAGTCCGAAATGAGGAAATTagagtataaaaattaaatttatatatgagagggactaataataaattttcaccTTCTTTTTACGTATTTTAACAGATAAAAAGAGAGAGTGAAAGTAAAGCTGATTTAACGGCGACTAGCCGGTGCTGTTAAAGTGGGGgaaaatattctttaaaataaaaggaTAACGCATTTTCCAGTTCTAAATGCTTGGCGGCAGTGTAGATATTTATGCGTTTGCCACCAAATTCACAAAAAGAAGCCATCCCCAATGGACACTCTTTCAGGGTTTGCTTTCATCACCAACTGCAACACTTCTTCATGTACAAGATTCTCTCTCCTTCCTCCTCATCAAAGACCACCACTTTCCAGAAGAAACCCCACTGTCTATGTCTTGAAAACAAGCTCTTCTTCAGGTAACATTTTCACCCATCACATTACagtttggattttgagtttcatgaTTATTTTGGTTCATATTTGATATGGGTTTCTTTTCAAGTTCAAGTATGCTTTTTTCCCCCCGGGGGGGGGGGGGAAGGGGTTGAGGAGGGTTTATCATCTTGTggtaaattaaagataaaatgtttTCATGGATCAACTACCTTTTACTTTATGATGAATTTTATTGTTAGATCATAATAGTAATGGGTTCTAATTGCATTAAATTGTATCTAATTCCGCGTCCTGCAATTTCTTTATCATTCTGTCTTTGAATCATTCATATAAATAAGTGAATTCTTCTACTAGGGAATTCCCACCATTGTGTTTCAGCTTAGAGGTTAAGATTTTAGTGTTTGAGTTATAATGATAATATTTATATGACTGTGAATTGCTGATAGATGGTCATTTAAATTTCtatcctttttttttataaaattgtcaGTGAGTGAATCTGTAGAAGAGAACGTTCTGGAGATGTTCTTCAAGG
The sequence above is drawn from the Gossypium hirsutum isolate 1008001.06 chromosome A05, Gossypium_hirsutum_v2.1, whole genome shotgun sequence genome and encodes:
- the LOC107960839 gene encoding ribonuclease 1, yielding MVAVGGLMVACLLVEISCGAVEAVRVQERRLSSGRILGSTDPNTTFAFYKFSLQWPPASCDSSLKCVGDIPAEFTIHGLWPQLSNDKGVPAYAKNKSCTTLTPTRADQLPVILQTGNLVQQLMQAWPDLKNTSSLKTSQTFWSNEWTKHGMCSDYGDKPLDYFKAAINLRNNFVQAFKLERGVSYKVEEMVKKVKAAVNGTPEIACRTKKGGMGAKILLELRLCYKKGNPTPQGIQDCKVSYSGVCKSTLDELTLL
- the LOC107959211 gene encoding ruvB-like protein 1, whose amino-acid sequence is MDKMKIEEVQSTAKKQRIATHTHIKGLGLDATGNAIPLTAGFVGQAEAREAAGLVVDMIRQKKMAGRALLLAGPPGTGKTALALGISQELGSKVPFCPMVGSEVYSSEVKKTEVLMENFRRAIGLRIKENKEVYEGEVTELSLEETESVTGGYGKSISHVIIGLKTVKGTKQLKLDPTIYDALIKEKVAVGDVIYIEANSGAVKRVGRSDTFATEFDLEAEEYVPLPKGEVHKKKEIVQDVTLHDLDAANARPQGGQDILSLMGQMMKPRKTEITDKLRQEINKVVNRYIDEGVAELVPGVLFIDEVHMLDMECFSYLNRALESSLSPIVIFATNRGICNVRGTDMNSPHGIPVDLLDRLVIIRTQIYGPSEMIQILAIRAQVEELVVDEESLALLGEIGQSTSLRHAVQLLSPASIVAKMNGRDGICKADLEEVSKLYIDAKSSAKILQEQQEKYIS